The genome window CAAATGaccattggaaataaaatgttggGCGACAGCGCAATTATTGGCTTGGAGGAGGTAGATATGCCACTGATGTTCTACGATGCCTTCCCGTACTGTGCGTGTCGTTTGCTCCATGTAAGATTTGCCGCATTCGCTCGGAATTCTGTAAACGCCTGCCTTGCCCAACTCTAAGTCGTCTTTAACAGATCCCAACACCGCCGATGTTTTTGAAGTAGGACGAAAAACTGCTTTACCTTTATGTCTTCTTTTCTCCCTATTTTGGCCGAAATATTTCCAGTTTATGGTAAATAAGTAGTCCTTCTGAAGGCCTCATCCTCTTGTTAGCCTTAGGGTTTGTGCGCATGCAGCACTCTCTGTACTTGCTGGGACGAATACATGTTGTTCTGTAAAACAGTTTGCAAGTGGTCCAGTTTCGTTTGAAGACTACCACCCCCCAGAGAAGGTATGAGCTCTGCAGATTAAGGTCTTTAGAACGCTCATCGCTTGTGCCGGATAATGGCAACTTTGTAGCTTGTAGACACAGATCTGTGTGAGCAGGCTTTCGAAACACCGAATGTCATCACTCTTACGTCGCACCAAGACTTCTAAACATGgcaagatggttcaaatgtttcaaatggctctaagcactgtgggccttaacatctgaggtcatcagtcccctagacttagaactacgtaaacctaagtaacctaaggacatcgcacacatccatgcccaaggcaggattcgaacctgcgaccgtagcggtcacgcggttccagactgaagcgcctagaaccgctcgaccacagctgccggTGCTGCTTTGGCACTTATGTCTGATTATAAGTGAAaaatctattattttatttttatgctctGTGCTCCAAAATTTTCGGAAAgcaaatccattcatgtccataattctatttttcaaattttctgaaaatGCTCAGAAGATACCATTTGAGTAGTATAGGTATGACCATTTTGGCCCACTTCGTCTATATCTGTGATATCACGTGTAATTTTGCACACGCTAGATGGGCAAGACACAAGTTATGAGTACATTTCATTGCGACCATATCGTGGATTGACTAGAAGTGGAAAACTTCTTCTGCAAGCAatcacagaaatatttattttgtaaatgaaacaGCCTTTTCTTTCTGTACTGTAATTTGTTTCgccttctttatttttatttatttctttaaactcTAAGGCACCTTCAATGGGATCTAGAAAGatacagtttgttttgatattgATATGTGTTATTGTAAGATTAATAATAGTCTATCACAAAAATAAAGGTAAACATGATGAACAGTGTGAAGAAAACGTTCGTAATATAAAAGCGCacttatgtttcggaaatgaagtgaTCTCCAGACCACATAAGAGGAAATTCAGATGCCAACaaacgcgacgtgaactgtttgataatctaaaaataatataTATCAAAACCAAAATTGTATCGTTCTAGAACCCATTGAAGACGCCTCACGgtaaaaaaggcgaaacacgtctgggagaaataaattacagtgcaaCAAGAAAAGGAGGCTCTATTTATAAATCAAATACTTGGATTTTCAGCAACCACTGTGTCAAGAACGTACCTGTCGAAGGACCCCGCAGTCCTCTTACGTCAACTGCTGAAGACAGGAACCGCTGGCAAATATAGCGCAGAGAGGCTATAGAGCACGAATGTATCGTCATTTTAGTGATGTAggaaaacatacactatgtgatcaaatgtatccgtacaccctcaaaaacatacgtttctcatattaggtgcattgtgttgccaccttttgccaggtgctccatatcagcgacctcagtggccattaaacatcgtgagagagcagaacgggaggctccgcggaactcacggacttcgaacgtggtcaggtgattgtgtgtcacttgtgtcacacgtctgtatgcgagagttccacactcctaaacatcactaggtccactgcttccgatgtgatacgaagaggaaacgtgaagggatacgtacagcacaaaagaggtgcattgtctgttgactaacagagaccgccgaaaaaaaaatgattcaaatggctctgagcactatgggacttaacttctgaggtcatcagtcccctagaacttagaactacttaaacctaactaacctaaggacatcacacacatccatgcccgaggcaggattcgaacctgcgaccgtagcagtcgcgcggttccggactgcgcgcctagaaccgcgagaccaccgcggccggcagagaccgccgacagttgaagagtgtcgtaatgtgtaataaacacacatctatccagaccatcacacaggaattccaaattgcatcaggatccactgcaaggactatgacagttactcgggaggtgagaaaacttgaatttcatggttgagcggctcctCAGTAGCCacgcatcatgccggtaaatgccaaacggcgcctcgcttggtctaaggagcgaaaacattggacgatttaacagtggagaaacgtagtgtggagtgacgaatcacgatacacaatgcagcgatccgatggcagggtgtgggtatggcgaatgcccggtgaccgtcatttgccagcgtgtgtagtgccaacagtaaaatttcgaaGGCGGtcgtgtaatggtgtggtcgtatttttcatggaggggaattgtatcccttgttgttttgcgtggcactatcacagtacaggtctacattgatgttttaagcacctttttgcttccctctgttgaagatcAACTCgcggttggcgattgcatctttcaacacgatcgagcacctgttcataatgcacgacctgtggcgtaGTAGTTACAcaacaatatcatccctgtaatggactggcctgcacggagtcctgacctgaatcccacagaacacctttggaacgtTTTGGGaatgccgatttcgtgccaggcctcaccaaccgacatcgacacctctcctcagtgcaacactacgtgaagaatgggctgtcattccccaagaaaccttgcaacacctgattgaacgtatgcctgcgagagtggaagctgtcatcaaggctaagggtggacaaacaccatactgaattccagcattggcgggcgccacgaacttattagtcattttccgccaggtgttcggatacttttgatcacatagtgccgGTAGCCACGTGACTTGGGATGCTGGACAACCTCCTTGACGTCCAAAGGAGAAAGGAGCGTTCCTCACACTGGTCTCACTCAAATTATCTGGAACCACGTACCAGCTACGGGGCAAATAGGTTACAGCAAGCACCTACACAGCTGATATGCTGGGGAGCACGAACGCCGCTGTAGAACGGTCAAAAGTGGAAAATAGGCATTATTGTGACTAGAAGTAGCTACTGGCAATAGCTATGGGTTCCTTGGTAGTTCTGGTAGAAGGCTTATCAAACCAGAACACATGAAATACTAGTTCAGttcattacataaatgaataaaaggtttACTTAACTTGGACGTAGTTCCTTGCCACAGGATTACGGGATATTTTAGAACTGTTATTGACTGTGAAAGCATCACTCGATGGATTAAGTAACGTACTATTCTCCTGAGGTACAATGTTCAATATTTACTAATGAACTAGGTCATTAGAATAACAAATCGCTCCTTCAGATGAGGTCACGAAATGGGCAGAGCTCTTGTATGCTTGATACTATACTGATCTCAGCACGAGTACAGTGaacgtccgcagctcttggtctagtgcctaacgttgctgcctctggatcatggggtgcCGGTTTCGATTCccaaccgggttggggattttctctacttggggactgggtgtttgtgttgtcctcatcatcatgatcattagTGACAATGGCTCGAGTGGACCGTGTAAAGtattggactgtgtaacaattgggaATCTGTACCGGCACTGATGATAGCGCAGTTAAACGCCCCataaaccaaaaatcatcatcGTCAACAACACTGAAAAGGAAGGAGCTTCTCTGCAGTGCCTCACACTAGTTATTTCagattgcagcgagccctcgctaatgCTTTCATCAGGCGTGATATATGTTGGCGCCCGCCTGTAAGAGTGTTTCTGTGGAAGTCACATGAGGCATTGTGGAAAAACGTACCGCCTCCAAACAGGGCACCATTTACTCAGATGGTGAAGGTAATAATGTTTGGTGTACGTTTACGTTGAGTGAAGTTTGTCTTGTTAGTCCCGGCGAAGTTTCTTGCAAGCGAACTATGTGGGATCCCACTCACATCACTCAGGTACAGCCAGGAGTTCCCACCGTCTAGCTGGAACTACGGTGTTTTGTAAGCGTCATCAGGGCGAAAGAAGGTGTGAAAAGACTATGTCTGTAATTCAATTGCTCAACAGTGTCGTTGGTAGCCAATTCATTACTGTACAGTAAATGGGAACCTCTTGCAGATTACACCTTGCTACATGCCTCCGTCCGAGCTGTAATTATCGGTGGTTGTTTATTATTACCCTTTTACACTCGCTATCGAAGAGTAATCGGGAGTTTCTCAATAATTAAGAAACCAAGTCACTAAAATTTTGCGATTTATGAAGTGCAGACTCCAGATGAAGAGATACCTTTCATTTTTCGTGCTCTGACTGGACATTTAAATACCTTTTACCATACATACTCGCTCAAAAATAAAAGTATCACTTGTAAACAGTCCGTGAATATGACTGACACTAACAGCTAAATTGTTGGTGTGTAATATGTACTACAGTGTCTCAAGCATACTCCTCTTGGAAAATCCTGAAATTACTTCTGTATCTGCACGTGATTATCACCTCAAGATGACGTACTGATTCTATCTATTGAGAAGTTTTTTCACATATACATTTGCTTTAGTAATAGTCGGTATTGTATTAAAACTGAATCTTTTCGAatatctagaaatactgaatccaCTTAGTTAACTCTACCCATGGAGACCACAGCATATCCAGCAATGTACtaagaagaataaaaaaattttgcCACAACTTCAAACCACATATTTTATGTTACGTTCTGCCCAGACATCTAAAGGAAAAGACTACAAAATATAAgaggcagccaaatgaaaacgagacaggtggaaaaacagtaagtaaaccgtttattatttcaaaagtaaacgcCACGCTGTAATTGTAAATACATTTCTCTCATTGTGAGACAATAACACGAATGCGTTGATGAAAAAAATGTTTGTCGTTGCCGATGGAACCATGGTCGTACCCAGGTGTGCAGCTCTTCATTCAAAGGAAACCGACGACCATGAATGTCTATGGAAGTGGCATGGAGAGAGAAATCAGGACTGTAGGAAGGATGTGTTTGCTTACAGTGTTTCCATATAACTTGTTTTCATTCCACATCCCATTGCATAATTGGAAGATGGCATAAATATTATCGAACAAGTAAAGCTCAATCTCACCTGAAAATCAACTAGACGGACTTCTGATACTTCTCCATTCGTATACTTAAACATCATGTTGTTCTTCCAGCAGTCACCATGTGTCAATACCGGAAGCTTTGTTTGCCTCTTGATTTGCTCCATTCTTTCACATGATAAATCGAGGAAGCGGTCAGCAAAAGCCCTgtatttttctgaatatttctcATAACCAGGACATTTGTCAAACTCATTGGCTAGTCCTACAAAAATCTTCTTGGCCATAGTTCCTACAAACTGTAGAGCGCTTTTGTCTGTGAATATGTGGAAACTGAACGTGTCCTTGTAGTGGGGCTGTTTGCAGAGTACGTACGCTGAGGCGGCGTGCAGCCGTGCATACGCCCGCAGTGCGACTTCACAGTGTTGGAGGTCCAATGGCTGGCCAGCCTGAGCCAGTCTGAATCCAGCTGCTGACAGGTCCTCCAGCACTAAGAAGGGCGCGGGCTGTCGGCCATATTGACAGCACTTGGCCGCTATCGGCCGGAACTCCTCATTCTCCAGTGCTGCCAACTGCTCATGGACTTGCGGCATCACATTGTGCAGCATCTCTCCCTCGATCTTGAACGCATCACATTTTTCTATGAGATCCTTGAGCAGTTCACCAGACTCAAGAACCGTTTTCACTATCATGGTTTTCTTCTCTGTCTGCTCACTGCCTTCATATCTCATATTGGCAGTGAGTCTGAACATCAAGCTTCCATAGCCAACTCCTTCAGGATTTGCGTACTGGACGTTGATGGAATCGACGGTAATTTTCTTTCGTTCTGCAGTCTTCAAAGCAGATTCTATGAAACCATGATTTATCCATGAAGGCGGTGGAACTCGCGTATCAGTTGATAATTCCATGTTGTTGGCTAGTCTTGAAACTAAATCTGTGGACAGGATAAAACACAGCATCATTACGTGCATAGGCTATGATCTCTACacccaataaatggttcaaatgcctctaagcactacgggacttaacatctgaggtcatcagtcctctagacttagaactacttaaaccgaactaacctgaggacaccacacacatccatgcccgaggcaggattcaaacctgaccTGCGACctcagcaacagcgcggttccggactgaaacgactAGAactgttcggtcacagcggccggctgtacgcTCTATAGATATGCATTACGTGAACAAAGGCAGTGAGTCAAACCAACTACCTTCTCTAACCATCCATCTCTTTCTCTTTCGCTCTCACTCTCTTTCAGATACAtatcccctcccatccccccctccccccccccccccgccgcaacacacacatacacactcataccTCCACAGAAATTATCCCTTCGTCACACACATTATATCCCTTCTCGCTTGGTGCGATTAGGAAATTACATGTTTGCTTTATTCGTACCCGTACTTTGATGCTAGTGAAACGAATTACTGTCGGTACTGAATTGTTCTGATTCAGTATTGCTTTGATTCAGTTGTGACGATATGGCTGATGTCAGCGCATACAATTACACTGGCGAGGAGTAATTGGTGGCATGGGTGTGTCGGTTTTAATTGGACACAAAGATTTATGGTGTACAGATCTAGAAAGTAATCTTGTGATGAAAAACGAAATCACTATGACAAGTTACTTTAACATTATCTATCAGATGACTGAATAATGAACCATTAATGAACTGAAATGTGCTATTGATGAAATATCAGGATTTAATTCAAATTAAAGAATTACGTAAAATTTGGTGACAAAATAGCAGCTAAACTTCAAGTACCGCTGTGAAAAACGCAAGATGTTTGATAACGGAAGGAAGTGGATCGACATTTGTGAGTTTCTTGTCTGACAACGCCATGGAGCAGCGATTTGCTtcctgcttggttggttggttggtttgaggcgagtctcgaatgcgagtcccgaatgctaaccattgcgctacctcACTCGGCGCTTCCTGCCATGTTGGGACAGTTTCTAAATGCCATGGCTCACTTGTGACCGTTGTGCTTAAAAATTGTGCGACGTACGGCAGTTCACATAGATGTTTTCTTGACTAAGGAAAATGCTCATTGTATGAAAGAGTTGGGAAAGGAGTCGGCCTcatgttttgatgttgttgttgttgttgtggtcttcagtcctgagactggtttgatgcagctctccatgctactctatcctgtgcaagctttttcatctcccagtacctactgcaaactacatccttctgaatctgcttagtgtattcatctcttggtctccctctacgatttttaccctccacgctgcccatgTTTTGATATGGGCCTGGAAGTCATCACAATACCTGTTCGGACCATAGTTTGTCGAAAGGTGTGTGAATGGAAATTCTTATTTACATACGTTGAGGACGTGCTTAACATGTTAGCATGAAACAAGGGAATCATATGTAACGTGTCGTTACAGTAGAACAGAGCTGCTTTTCATGTGACTGAGTTCAGTGGTGAACGATTTAGAGGCCACTGTATTCGGTGTGGTTCAGCAGCACATCTAACCCGGCTCAAATGGCCACCACCAAGTCTGGACCTTACCACACCAGACTACTCACTATTGAAAACAATCAAGTCCTGTGTCGCTCAATATCGGTTAAAGACTGTTgaaattttgcataaaaattttgAGAGAAACATTGGACGCTTTCCGTCGATATCgcacgtcgcatgaaagacgtgatggacgtttttatttctttctattctTTTTATGACTCCTGCTGCAGATCGCAAAACGAAATTGCAGGTATCTGCCAGATCTAAAGGGCGTATcgaaaaatatatagaaaatggGAGGGCCGCTAGAGTCGGTCACAACAAGCATATTTCACATAGCAAACCATACCCGCATCCCTCAGCGTATGGCGATTGGCGTCATTGAACAGCGTCGCGCTCCTAGAGAGTAGTTACATAATATGCCATCCGAGACGTCATTGTAACAGTTTTGTATGTCAACGTTTACAATGAATCTGTGGCCTCAAGGTAAATAAGAAGTCAGAATGAAGTTACATAGCCATAATTTGAGAGTAGTTACAAAAAGTTCTCGAAATTACTCCGCTGCTCGAATGCACGCCATGCAACGAAGCTTCGGTGACTACCGCActctttcatacactcctggaaaagtgGAAATTGTATCAGAGGCGATATCAGCTTTTCATCAGTCTCAATACG of Schistocerca serialis cubense isolate TAMUIC-IGC-003099 chromosome 2, iqSchSeri2.2, whole genome shotgun sequence contains these proteins:
- the LOC126457426 gene encoding uncharacterized protein LOC126457426 codes for the protein MELSTDTRVPPPSWINHGFIESALKTAERKKITVDSINVQYANPEGVGYGSLMFRLTANMRYEGSEQTEKKTMIVKTVLESGELLKDLIEKCDAFKIEGEMLHNVMPQVHEQLAALENEEFRPIAAKCCQYGRQPAPFLVLEDLSAAGFRLAQAGQPLDLQHCEVALRAYARLHAASAYVLCKQPHYKDTFSFHIFTDKSALQFVGTMAKKIFVGLANEFDKCPGYEKYSEKYRAFADRFLDLSCERMEQIKRQTKLPVLTHGDCWKNNMMFKYTNGEVSEVRLVDFQGVSATSPASDLLYFLYSSASEDVHRHHMEDLLREYHSTLVGLLRGLGLEHQAEAYTFEELKKDMDYCLAIGVHFSSASGFFLTSEKHAKEYVKAFNDPEKFDEVIVKSFRNPYTMPYMKYLTSIFDKKGIL